The following DNA comes from Bartonella sp. M0283.
CTGCAAATGAGAAAAGACATTTTGGTTTAGCTATATCTGATACTTTTGCACTAAATTTACTTGAATTTATCTCTACTATTGTATTTTTATAAATATTTCTCAGAACAAATTCTACAATTTCGTCTGGTCCTTTGTCACTGTATTCGTTCGCTATTTCTTCAAGTTTTTCAACGATCTCGCCAAATGATGGATTGCCTTTTGTAGAAAGTGTACGAATAGTCTTTCGTATAGCAGCAATATCGTTATCATGTTCATTTTTCTTGCCGCTTGTATGGACTAACATCGTAAAATTTTTCTCAAAACCACGCATATGTTGTTCAGCCACACCACACAAAAAATGTAAGATTGCATTTTTCAATTCATCTCTTTCAGATCCTTTATCGGCATCAAACGTATGCAAACGATAATCTACCACCCCGTTGGAGGGAAAGAAAAATTCTTGCCCCACATAATCCGGATGCGGGCGAAATTCCACCCATGATTCACTATCATTCTCGAATGTATTGTTTAGGTTTAACCTAGCTGGTGTCGCAGTGACACCTATATACTGCCCGGTTTCCCCAAGAAGGTCATGTATGAGTTGGTTAATTCTCGTTTTTTCTTTCTTGTTTACCTTCGCATTAGGAGACGCAAAATCTGCTTCGTCATCAATAACTACAATATGTTTTCGATGTTGAAGAAGAGTTTTAAGTTTTTCTAAATCCCTGGCATTTTTTTTAGAAAAGATAACCCATTTTCTTTGATTAAAATCGTCTAGTTCTTGCGAGAGTTCATTATACTGCTTTGGTGAAGGACTAAGACCCGATTCACGAAATCTAGAAAGACTTTGTTCCAGCAGATCTACGCTGTCAGTAACAAGATTAATGATGACATCTGTGCCTTTATCAAGCAGTTTCGCATTCAAAGCTATCATCATCTCTGTTTTTCCGCTTTGAGGTTCCCCAAATATAACAAACGATCTACTGCGGTTCTTAATCACATTTTCAATTGTTTTTTCTACAGTTTCTTCAATCGCCTTAGTATCAATTCCTCGCTCCTTCAATACCTTCAGCCTGTTTGAATATTGTTGGTTGCCTACGTTACCAACCACCTTCTTCCAATCTTTCATCAAGTCCGTCCGTATTTATTTGAATTCAAATATTTTTAACAAAGTAAACATCCAACGGAACATTTTTTCAATTGTAAAATATTTAAACCACAAGGAAGTATGAACCAACGCGTAAATAAAACAACGGATTCGTTTTTTATATGACATAGCGGCTTCAATTAATCTAATGATACTTGGCGTCATTAATTATTTGTCCTTTAGAGTACCGTAAATTCCTAAATCGCCTTATTTTTTCAACATCTGATTTTGAAATAATCAGATGCCTTGCTCTGACGCTCGGCCCAAAGGCATTACGTTCAAAAATAAGGTAATTAACGTCGAATATATTTAAAAAAGATCTTAGATTTCTATTGATATATTTCCGTTAAATTACTAATATAAAAGCAATCGCTTTGTATCTGGCCATCTACCTTCCACATCACTACGCTTTGTAAAGGATTTGACGGACGTATACCGGTTCCTTGCAAAGTGATATATGATAACATCTTTTTGGAACGACGATTTTTTAAGACGAATTTGACACAAAACACAAGTCTGTTGACAAAAATCCTTGCGAACTTGTCAGATTATGCAAAATATTGCCCTACATCCAAAAAATCAATGGTGCACAAATAACTCAAATATAAAATGCCCGATATCACAGCAGACGTTCAACATTATAAAAATGCCAACGCTTTCGCCCCCCCCAATAAAACCTTCAGTGAACGCTTTCTGCCCGCTATTATCTCGTACAGAATGTAAGTATGTAAACTATCCGCGGGTTTTCAGGACACAACTCAACTATGCTGGTCCTTTCAAGGACTATTTCAGTAGCTTCTGGAGGCAAAAGGCGTGTCCTTCATGAGTCAAGAGACAACAGAATTCAATAGCTATTAAATATATTGACGGAAGGGTTATTATTTCCGCGACACATTAGACACACAACAAAAGACGAGCTTTTGAACGTTATGACAAGCGCAGATTGGCTTCGGCGGAGCAGTATTATCACTCTCATCAAAGTTGACAAAACCAACCAGTCGCACTACAGCAAAACTATATTAAACTCAGTTATAGCTATTTTATCAATCCGTAGTATTTTCGACGTCCGTCAGTATATGCTTTTGATTTTTCACTTGCGAAGACAAAAACCTTTTCTTGGCAACGTAAGCAACAAAACCTGCAGCTACTCTTCTACAAACAGCAATCGGAGTGTTTAAATAGTTTTATCTTTGCCCGAATATTCCTATCTAGCGAAGAAGTGTCACCAAGCTATATGAAGGCCTCACCTTTTTGGTGGTTTTTCAGACAATTAAAATATAGGCTACGTGTTCGACGTGAAGAGCCGAAGAAGGACTGATGGGTTAACGACACACCATTCGACTTTGAACGCTACCGGAACTGCAAGTTCAATTTAGGAAGTCTAACGGC
Coding sequences within:
- a CDS encoding Z1 domain-containing protein, producing the protein MKDWKKVVGNVGNQQYSNRLKVLKERGIDTKAIEETVEKTIENVIKNRSRSFVIFGEPQSGKTEMMIALNAKLLDKGTDVIINLVTDSVDLLEQSLSRFRESGLSPSPKQYNELSQELDDFNQRKWVIFSKKNARDLEKLKTLLQHRKHIVVIDDEADFASPNAKVNKKEKTRINQLIHDLLGETGQYIGVTATPARLNLNNTFENDSESWVEFRPHPDYVGQEFFFPSNGVVDYRLHTFDADKGSERDELKNAILHFLCGVAEQHMRGFEKNFTMLVHTSGKKNEHDNDIAAIRKTIRTLSTKGNPSFGEIVEKLEEIANEYSDKGPDEIVEFVLRNIYKNTIVEINSSKFSAKVSDIAKPKCLFSFAAGGNIISRGVTFDNLLSMYFTRSVKGKFSQDTYIQRARMFGARKEYKNYFQLWCPTDLLKNWSKCFEFHNLAISAMRSSSGAPVWLSDHKTIPTSSNSIDKSTVDFEDGEMSFHLFKYNDNYDKVMDRANRTNSQMLDSLRETFSEEEFPQYLYEYIKRDLSEDPKTDISFHKTSHFGKSNSKYSDDEIKNIRRKKGIFSNNEFSRSEHPNAKHHLKIFRNKDGYARLFYKINGDAIKFIRNKK